In the genome of Paenarthrobacter ilicis, the window CACAATGACGTACACCAAGGCTGCGCCAACGATGCTGCCTACCACCTGGGCCACAACATAGCCCAGCGCCGCCACAGCCCGGATGCGCCCGGCAATGAAGTTACCCACAGTGATGGCGGGATTGAAATGACCCCCGGAAACATGGCCGAAAGCCACCATGGCTGCAGCCACGGCCAAACCGGTGGCCAATGCGGCAGGCACCGGAGCTCCGGACGGGCTTGAGAAAATCGAGACGCCGGCCGCAACGAAGACGATGAGCAGGGATCCCAAAGCTTCTGACGACAACCGGGCCAGCAATCCTGGCCGGGTATCTGGGGTGGCCTGCGCTGGAGTAGTCATGGCTGGTGCGTCCTTAGAATCGGGGGCGTCGGGGCTCCTGTGTATTTTGCCAGCACAGTCTGGGCGATTGCTGGACACCAGCACGGAGCCTGTGGCCGGTTCAGCGACCCAGGACGATGGCGGCCATGGCCGTGATTCCAAGGGCCACCACAGCCACAGTACACAGGAGCGGCACCGCGGCGGGGGCTGCACTGGTGCCGGAGCGGAGCTGCCGCAAACGGATCCAGGCTGCGGCAGACAGAACCACTGTGGCTGCAGCGGCCATCAGGGCGCAGATGCCTTGGTAGTCAAGGCCCGGAAGAGCGGGAAAAACCGGCTCCGCCACGGGCTCGGAGGTCAGCCAACTGCGCCACATGAACAGATCCACCACCACCAAGGAGATCAGCGTCCGACGCCATGAAAGGGTGGTTCGTTCAGGCTGAAGGCCCGGATCCCTGGCTTCGCCGCCCACGGGACCTGGGGTCACCGTGCCACCAGAATAAGCACGGCAAAAGCCAACGCAGCCAGTGCCACCACAACCGTCATGAAGAACATCACCCGCGAAAAGGGCAATTCCTGATCGTTGCGCATGGCCGCTTCCATGAGGCCCCACCGCCTGTAGGACAAGGCGGCCAGGCCCGCGCCCACCAGCGCCAAAAGAACGCAGAGAACCAGGCGCACCGGCTGGGGAGCAATATTGGGAGCCAGCTGATCAATAGCCACTGCGCCGGCCAGCAACGCCAACGACGTACGGATCCACGCAAGGAACGTGCGCTCATTGGCCAAGGAGAAGCGGTAGTCAGGCGTCTTTCCTGTCCGTCGCCAAGCAGGTTCGCGCACGTGCTCACTCCAAGTTTCAGTCAGGGCCGGGAAGCTTCCCCACCATACCAGCGGCGGTTGGCCGGCACGGTAAGTTACTGGCATGAGTGTTGACGCTTCCCCCACCGCACCCTCCTTCGCATCCCGCGTCCACGGATCCCTCCTGGGCGGCGCCCTGGGTGACTCCCTGGGCTACGCCGTGGAGTTCGACTCGCTCGCCGCAATCCGCGCACGGTACGGTCCCTCAGGCCTGGTCTCCTTTGAACAGCTGGAGGAACCCAGCCATTTCTCCGATGACACCCAGATGACTCTTTACACGGTTGACGGACTGGTGGAAGCACTTGAGTGGGCCAACGATGGTGTGGCAGCGGACGAAATTGCCTGCCTGTGGCTCGCCTACCTCAGGTGGCTGGCAACCCAGGACGTGGAGGCCGCATCATCCGCGCCGGTCCCCCAGCCCCGCTGGATCGATGGCCAGGAAGTCCTGAAACACCGCCGGGCGCCGGGAAATGCCTGTCTCAGCGGATTGGCCAGCGGTGCCATGGGAACCGTTGCCCGCCCCGTTAATCCGGAATCCAAAGGCTGCGGCACCGTCATGAGGTCAGCGCCCTTTGGACTTATTCCGCACATTTCACGCGAAGCCGTTTACAAGCTCAGTGCCGATGCAGCAGCCCTGACGCATGGCCACCCCTCCGCCCGCCTCAGCGCCGCGGCCTTCAGCCTGCTCATCCACAACATTGTGGCGGGCGGCGATGTCCGGACTGCCGCCGTCGACGCCCTTGCCTTCATCAACGGCGTTCCCACCAAAGCCCGGGAGCTCCCGGCACGCCTTGAAGCGGCCTTGGATTTGTCCCGAAGCGCCTCTGTTGCCGGCCCCGGGGAACTGAACTCGGTACTCGGGGAGGGATGGATCGCCGAGGAAGCGCTCGCCGTCGGACTTTATGCGGTTCTCGCAACGGAAGGCAGCGATCCCGCCGATCACTTCCGGAACGCCGTGGCGGTTGCCATCAACCACGGCGGCGACAGCGACTCCACCGGCTCGATTGCCGGCAACATACTGGGTGCCCTGTACGGCGAAGCGTGCTTGCCCAGCGAGTGGCTGACTGCCCTGGAGGCACCGGACGTCATCCGCGGCATGGCCCAGCGGTTGCTGGCGGTCACCGAAGGCTGACTGCTCAGCTGCGGCGAAGGGTGATGTTGTTGCAGGCCTCGCACACCTCAGCCGGAATAAGGCCGCGCCGCTGCAGGAAACCGAAAATCGCGCATCCCAGGCAGAAGCCAAGAAATGCTTCCAGCGACGCTGCCACGATCAACAGGACCAGAAGGAACCACGCCGCCGGAAGGTTACCCAGGACAAAGAGCACGACGGCGGTACTCGTCAAAGCGGCCCCGATACCTTGCGCGAAGCGCTTGGGCGGCCCCGGCACCAGCTTCGCGTGGCCGATCAGGGGAGCAATCACCTTGACGGAGAGCAGCGCGAGGGGAGAAATGCGCGGGCCGAAAAGTACCCGGAGCCAAAACCCCACGGCCAGGACGGCCAGGCCCCAGCCCCACCCGGTGAGCAGCGTTGCGGTGGCCACTGCCACCACCAGGCCGGCCGTGATCCGGGCAGCGTACTCGTTGACGGGATTGGGAAAGGCGAAAACGCTGCTCCACCTCACGCCCTTGCCGCCGCGCACGTCGGTGGTCTGTTGCACGGGCGCGGATTGAAGGGCTGGCTTGGTCATTCGTTAAAGCTAGAAGGGCAGCCGGTCACGCCGGAAGCATTGTTGCGCAGTATGACTGCCGCCCTGAGGCTGCTGGGCCGATGCCGCGCCCGTTCCGCGCGGGTTACGCCCCGCCCACCATCTGGAGGAACTCGCCCTCGGAGACAACTTCGATTTGCTGGCCCTTCGCATGCAGCTCCATGACGCGCTTGGCCTTTCCGGTCAGCCGGCCGGCGCGCAGATCCCCTGCAACAAAGCCGTCTCCCACAATCAGGACAGTGGTGCGCGAAGTAACCCTGCTTTCCGGCCTGGCCCCCATGTCAGCTGCCCGGGACTTCGCTTCCGGCCGGGTGATGGCGAGGTCGCCGGTGAACACGACGGTTTGCCCAAACAAGGGATGGCCGGGTTCGGCGGCGGGGTTGGGCAGGGGGTTGGGTCCTTCTTCCGGCCACGCGGACCAGCCGGCCGGCTGGGAGGGAGGCCTCACCATGCTTTCCCCCGGACTGCTGCCCGCCCGGGACGCCAGGGCTGAGACAGTTGCCTTGGACAGGCCAAGGGCCGGATCGAAGGCGGCCTGGGTGGGAAGCGTCAGGCCCAGGGACAGGTAAAGCTCGGCAATGCTGTTGGCGCCGTTCCGCCGGGCGATGTCCACCAGAATCCCTGCGCAGGCCCGTGCGTCCTCGGCGGCATCGTGGTGATTGACCAGCGGCACCCCGGCTTCCTCTGCGGCATACGGCAGGGAATTGGATACCAGCGAATAACAGCGGCGGGACAGCATCACGGTGCATACGTAGTCGTAGGCAGGCCCGGAAAGACCGGATACCTCAAGCCCTGAGCGGATGACGCCCAGATCGAAGGCCGCGTTATGGGCCGCCAGGATGTCATTTCCTATGAAGGCGCCAATTTCCGGGAAAAGGTCTCCGAAGCGGGGATGGCCCGCCACGTCTTCTGCACGTATCCCGTGGATGCGTGTGTTGTGGAATTCAAAGTGGTCGTGGTGTTCTGGAGGCCGCATCAGCCACGAGGCTTCTTCCACCACTACTCCCCCGCGGACTTTGCTCAGCCCCACCGAACAGGGCGAGCCCCTGAAGCCGTTGGCGGTTTCAAAGTCGATCGCAGTAAAGTCCAAAGCCACTGCTCAAGGTTACCGCTGGAAAAGGCCGCCCCAGCCGACTTACCCGGCGGGGCGGCCTTGCAGCCGGAACTTCACAAGAACTTTACGGCCGGGATGTGGCCAACACCACGTGCTGGTGCCGCCGGTTCAGGGCGTGGCCTTGCGCAGCGTCGCGAAAGACCCCGCGGCAAGGACCGCAGACACCAGGGCGGTCCAGCCGCTGATGGTCAAGGGCGTCTGTTGGGCAAACCAGTTTCCGATGGCCCCCCACCACTCCAAGAGAGTTGCCAGTGCGCCCAGGCCAATCAATGCCACGCCTGTGCCCAGGGTGGAAACCAGCATGCCGCTGGTGCCCCAACGTTTGTAGATGGTGGCGAACCAGAACCCCACAATGAACATGAACATCATCACCACGAAGAGGAATGCCGCCGCGGAATACCACGGCCCGTC includes:
- a CDS encoding DUF202 domain-containing protein, which gives rise to MTPGPVGGEARDPGLQPERTTLSWRRTLISLVVVDLFMWRSWLTSEPVAEPVFPALPGLDYQGICALMAAAATVVLSAAAWIRLRQLRSGTSAAPAAVPLLCTVAVVALGITAMAAIVLGR
- a CDS encoding YidH family protein; translation: MREPAWRRTGKTPDYRFSLANERTFLAWIRTSLALLAGAVAIDQLAPNIAPQPVRLVLCVLLALVGAGLAALSYRRWGLMEAAMRNDQELPFSRVMFFMTVVVALAALAFAVLILVAR
- a CDS encoding ADP-ribosylglycohydrolase family protein, with protein sequence MSVDASPTAPSFASRVHGSLLGGALGDSLGYAVEFDSLAAIRARYGPSGLVSFEQLEEPSHFSDDTQMTLYTVDGLVEALEWANDGVAADEIACLWLAYLRWLATQDVEAASSAPVPQPRWIDGQEVLKHRRAPGNACLSGLASGAMGTVARPVNPESKGCGTVMRSAPFGLIPHISREAVYKLSADAAALTHGHPSARLSAAAFSLLIHNIVAGGDVRTAAVDALAFINGVPTKARELPARLEAALDLSRSASVAGPGELNSVLGEGWIAEEALAVGLYAVLATEGSDPADHFRNAVAVAINHGGDSDSTGSIAGNILGALYGEACLPSEWLTALEAPDVIRGMAQRLLAVTEG
- a CDS encoding DUF4395 domain-containing protein, coding for MTKPALQSAPVQQTTDVRGGKGVRWSSVFAFPNPVNEYAARITAGLVVAVATATLLTGWGWGLAVLAVGFWLRVLFGPRISPLALLSVKVIAPLIGHAKLVPGPPKRFAQGIGAALTSTAVVLFVLGNLPAAWFLLVLLIVAASLEAFLGFCLGCAIFGFLQRRGLIPAEVCEACNNITLRRS
- a CDS encoding exonuclease domain-containing protein, with protein sequence MALDFTAIDFETANGFRGSPCSVGLSKVRGGVVVEEASWLMRPPEHHDHFEFHNTRIHGIRAEDVAGHPRFGDLFPEIGAFIGNDILAAHNAAFDLGVIRSGLEVSGLSGPAYDYVCTVMLSRRCYSLVSNSLPYAAEEAGVPLVNHHDAAEDARACAGILVDIARRNGANSIAELYLSLGLTLPTQAAFDPALGLSKATVSALASRAGSSPGESMVRPPSQPAGWSAWPEEGPNPLPNPAAEPGHPLFGQTVVFTGDLAITRPEAKSRAADMGARPESRVTSRTTVLIVGDGFVAGDLRAGRLTGKAKRVMELHAKGQQIEVVSEGEFLQMVGGA